TAAATCAACATAGGGAACATCATCAATGCTTTTTAGAGGAATCCCTAACTCAATAGCCTGACGCTCTGTTTCTTTTGACGTTGTCACACCAGTGATGGACAATCCTTCTTCTTTTACACGTCTACCAATTTCATCAACCATGAATTTTGCGGTAGAGCCAGTTCCTAGACCTACAATCATTCCATCTTCTACATACTTTGCTGCTTCAATCCCTGCCATTTGTTTAAGGTTCATTACACGTACCCTCTCCTTTTTAAGTCTAAGTCTCACACCAATAGTTTACATGCAAGGAACAAAAAAAGATAGATACTCAAATTGATTTATCTGTTTTTTAATTTTAAACTTATTTAGCAAAGTAAACGTTAAAACTGTTGATTTTAGATGGTGCTAGCCCATCAGCAATTACATCTGTTGTTGGTCCATATAAGTGGTATCCCTTTTTTAATTGGATAGGAAGTATAACTTTTCTCTTATCTTCTTCTTTCAGATCATTTACTTTTAGTTTAAGATTGACAAATAGCTGTAAATTAGCAGTAATTTTCGAAGCATAATGAATTCTAAAGCCTTCTAATTCGTGTGAATCTGGTTTTTCAGAAGTAAAATTGACCCCATCTTTAGTATATTCGATAGTAGCATCTACGATGGAAGTAAGCTTGTTGGAAGAATCGAACCATGTAATTTCTGGATAGTCAACGGCTTTAAACGTTTTTCCTTTTGCCGTTGTTAAATGAAATTCAACCCAATTATCCTTTGAATTTTTAAGGAGTCCAGCACCATATTGGAAATAAATTGTATTCGTCATAGGATCATCAATATACAGATAATTTCTACGGCTATCTCGCAAATCTGTTCCCCAGCCTACAAAGGAATAGCCGTTTGAGTATGAACTTGAGTTAACTGATACTTTACAGACAGCTTTAACAGTCCCATCCTCAGTAGTTGCTGTAATGACTGCTTCTCCAGCCTGCCTAGAATTGATTTCTCCAGTTGATGAAACAGTGGCGATTAATGGATTACTCGTTGTCCAGATGATATTTTGTGGCTGCGCATTCTCCGGTAGGGTTTTGGCATTTAAAGTAACTTTTTGAAGCTTATCAATATTGAGTGCTGTTTGGCTAAGCTCTATTTTTTGAATTTTAGGTAAATCACTTACTGTAATGTCAATCACTGCTTTTACAGAAGGATTTCTAGTTGAAAAAGCTTCTATTTTTGCTTTTCCAGCATGAACAGCAGTGACTGTACCATTAAAATCGACAGTGGAAATCTCTGGATTAAGACTTCTAAAACCGATTGAGGGATAAGTCGCATTTTTAGGAGCTAATGTAACTGTTAGCTGCTCCTGGTCGCCTACTAAAAGTGATAGGGCACCTTTTTGAACTGTAACTGAAGTTGCAGCTATTTCTGATGTTTGTTCAGTAAAACCGCCAATAAAAAAGGTACGGAAAGTTTCCTCAGTCCATATGCCATTGTCTTGTAATAAGTAACTGCTACCACTGTTTAAACCTAATGTTTCCTTTGGGCTAACAGGTAAATTTTGGCGGTTTTCTTTATCAGAAGAACGATAAACAACAGCGATAGAGAAGTCTTTTCCAGTTAAAGTAACAGGTTTTTTCAACCGGATTGTTTCAGTGCCTATTTCTTTTTTTATCCCTTCTTGAACCTTAGTAAAACCAGTTAGGTTTTTTGAAGGTTTTCCATTAGGTATAACGTAAATTTCATAATTTACATCATTACTTAATGTTTTCAATGAAACAGCAGATAACTGTTCTGGTGTTTCGGTTTTTCGTGAATAAGAAGTGGCAAGTGTTCGTTCTTTATTCGGAAATAATGGCACAAGTTGTCCACCAGTAAAATAAGCTCCGTTGTACTTTTTAAAATAATTATCCTTATTTTCTACGGAAGTAATGACATTGATGTCTGATTTTTTTAATTGGAAGTCATCATAAGAAATATAAAAATAACCTTGATCTCCCCAGTTAGGTCCCCAACTGTTTTTGACAATAAACGCGCCGTCTTGAGATGGTTTGTAAACGAATACATCTTTGCGGAAGGTGTCATCCCAGCCAACGATGGTCGTTACGTGATTAACAGTACCAACACGTTCTTTAGGAATATACTGAGAACTATAACGGGTTTCGTACCCTCTAAACATTAAATTGCTCTGAATAGCATTACCATAACGATGAACATATTCTTTGATTGTTTGGATACGCTTATCGTTGTCTTCTTGAGAAATGTCTAATGAGACTTTTGGAAGAGTGACTATACCTTGTACATGCTTTTCTGCATTTAAGTTTTGCCACTTAGCAAGCGGTTGGTAGCCAGTAATAGAGTTGGGGAAAGTGTTCTCGTTGACTGGACCAGACCAGTCTAACATAGCATCTATAACGGGTTCAGTATCATAGCCGTTATCTAATCCGCCGCCATTACTAATAACAGTAGAATAAGGATTTTCTCCTATTGCGCCAGTTGCATCCCTAGCAATTAGATAATTAAAATAATTTGCTGAGAAATCGTGCTGCTCACCATTTCTGGCTAAATAACTCTCAAGTGCCGAAGTGGCGGCGTATGACCAGCAAATAGATCGTGTTTGAGCTTTAACCGGAGTCACTTGTCCAGTTTCCCGAGGATCGTACTTGGCTGGTAGACTACTTTCTTCGCCAAAAGCGTTTTGAGCTGAGAAAATGAAGCAAACAAACAGAGCGATAAGCAGATAGTGCCTTTTAACAATGGGTAAAGCGTTACCATTTTTTTTCATATAGATTCCTCCTTCTTTCAATCTATAGTACTCTTTTTATTACTTTTTGTAAATGAGTTATTTTTTGTGGACCTAAAAAACAATAGTTGACAAATGAAATACGTCATGGTATGCTATCAAAGGTGCTTTATCTACAGGTCTCTCGTTGGAGACGTGCTGACTGTCTATCGAAGCATATTTGATAATGAGTGCAGAGACTGCATTATTTTTTATCGCTAAAAAAGAACCACCTGGATGTGTGGGACTAGATGCGAAATGAGGAAGGAGGAAACAAGGAATGCCTACAATTAATCAATTAGTACGTAAACCTCGTAAATCAAAGGTGGAAAAATCTAATTCACCAGCGTTGAACAAAGGATATAATAGCTTCAAGAAATCTCAAACAAACGTAAATTCACCACAAAAGCGTGGGGTTTGTACACGTGTGGGAACTATGACACCTAAAAAACCGAACTCAGCTTTACGTAAATATGCCCGTGTTCGTTTGTCTAACTTAATCGAAGTAACAGCTTATATCCCAGGGATTGGTCACAACTTACAAGAACATAGCGTGGTATTATTACGCGGTGGACGTGTAAAAGACTTACCAGGGGTACGTTATCATATCGTACGTGGTGCGCTTGATACAGCCGGCGTTACTGATCGTAAACAAAGCCGCTCTAAATATGGTACTAAAATGCCTAAAGCAGCTAAATAATTTGACAATCACTAAGGTAGTATATAAAAAAGAATTTTCGGAAGGAGGAGTTACGGATGCCACGTAAAGGTCCTGTTACAAAACGCGATGTTTTACCAGATCCAATTTATAACTCAAAATTAGTAACTCGCTTGATCAACCGTGTAATGGTTGATGGAAAACGCGGGATTGCTGCTAATATTATCTATAATTCATTTGATATTATTAAAGAATCTACAGGGAACGACCCATTGGAAGTTTTCGAACAAGCAATGAAAAACGTTATGCCTGTCTTAGAAGTAAAAGCTCGCCGTGTTGGGGGTTCTAACTATCAAGTACCAGTTGAAGTTCGTCCAGAACGTCGTACAACTTTAGGTCTACGTTGGGTTGTTAACTATGCTCGCCTACGCGGTGAACATACAATGGAACAACGTCTAGCGAAAGAAATCATGGATGCTGCCAATAACACTGGTGCTTCTGTTAAAAAACGTGAAGACACACATAAAATGGCGGACGCTAACCGTGCGTTTGCACATTATCGTTGGTAAGATCCTCTCTGTATGTAATTTAACTTTACAACAGACAGTCACTTTACAATCGATTTAAATAAAGAGAGGAGAACAACCTAGAATGGCAAGAGAATTTTCGTTAGAAAAAACTCGTAATATCGGAATCATGGCTCACGTTGATGCGGGTAAAACAACAACAACAGAGCGTATCCTTTATTACACTGGTAAAATCCATAAAATTGGTGAAACGCACGAAGGTGCATCACAAATGGACTGGATGGAACAAGAGCAAGAACGTGGTATTACAATCACATCTGCAGCAACAACTGCAGAATGGAAAGGTTACCGTGTAAACATCATTGACACACCAGGGCACGTGGATTTCACTATTGAAGTTCAACGTTCACTACGTGTATTAGATGGTGCTGTAACCGTTCTTGATTCACAATCAGGTGTGGAACCTCAAACAGAAACAGTTTGGCGTCAAGCAACTGAATATAAAGTTCCACGTGTTGTTTTCTGTAACAAAATGGATAAAATCGGTGCGGATTTCTTATACTCTGTAAACTCATTACATGATCGTTTACAAGCAAATGCTCATCCAATCCAATTACCAATTGGTGCAGAAGATAACTTTACAGGGATCATCGATTTAATTACGATGAAAGCTGAAATCTACACAAATGACTTAGGTACAGACATCCAAGAAACTGAAATTCCAGAAGAATATATGGATCAAGCAGTTGAATGGCGTGAAAAATTAGTTGAAGCTGTTGCTGAAACTGATGAAGACCTAATGATGAAATATCTTGACGGTGAAGAAATTACAATCGAAGAATTAAAAGCGGGTATCCGCCAAGCAACGATTAACGTTGAGTTCTTCCCAGTAATGGCTGGTTCTGCCTTTAAAAATAAAGGTGTTCAATTAATGCTTGATGCAGTTCTTGATTACTTGCCATCACCACTTGATATTGATGCAATCAAAGGGATCGACGTTAAGACAGACGAAGAAACAACTCGTCCTGCTGATGACGAAGCACCGTTTTCATCATTAGCATTTAAAGTTATGACTGACCCATTCGTAGGTCGTTTAACATTCTTCCGTGTCTATTCTGGTGTTCTTGAAAGTGGTTCATATGTATTGAACGCTTCTAAAGACAAAAAAGAACGTATCGGTCGTATTCTACAAATGCACGCGAATACACGTAAAGAAATCGATAAAGTGTATTCAGGAGATATCGCTGCCGCTGTTGGATTGAAAGATACAACAACAGGTGATACTTTATGTGCGGTAGATTCACCAGTTATCCTTGAATCAATTGAGTTCCCAGAACCAGTTATCCAAGTTGCTGTTGAACCTAAATCAAAAGCCGACCAAGATAAAATGGGTGTGGCTCTGCAAAAACTTGCAGAAGAAGATCCATCATTCCGCGTTGAAACAAACGTTGAAACTGGTGAAACAGTTATCTCTGGTATGGGTGAGTTGCACTTAGACGTATTAGTAGACCGTATGAGACGTGAGTTCAAGGTTGAAGCTAACGTTGGTGCGCCTCAAGTATCATATCGTGAAACTTTCCGTGCGCCTCTAACTCAGGCAGAAGGTAAGTTTGTACGTCAGTCTGGTGGTAAAGGTCAATACGGACATGTCTGGGTTGAATTTACACCAAACGAAGAAGGAAAAGGTTTCGAATTCGAAAATGCTATCGTCGGTGGTGTGGTTCCTCGTGAATACATCCCAGCGGTTGAAAAAGGTTTAGCTGAATCAATGAACAACGGTGTTCTTGCTGGATACCCATTAGTTGATATCAAAGCAAAACTTTATGATGGTTCATACCATGATGTCGATTCAAATGAAACTGCCTTCCGTGTAGCGGCTTCTATGGCGTTACGTGCGGCTGCTAAGAAAGCTAATCCAGTTATCTTAGAACCAATGATGAAAGTAACAATTACTGTTCCAGAAGATTACTTAGGTGATATCATGGGACACGTTACAAGTCGTCGTGGACGTGTTGAAGGTATGGAAGCACACGGTAACTCACAAATCGTTAACGCGATGGTGCCTCTAGCTGAAATGTTCGGTTATGCTACAACATTACGTTCAGCAACACAAGGTCGCGGTACATTTATGATGGTATTTGACCACTATGAAGACGTACCAAAATCTGTACAAGAAGAAATCATCAAGAAAAATGGCGGAAACAACGCATAATAGTTAAGAAATAGGTACTTACTTATTTAAGACTAGGATTTTCTTACGATTTCGGTTAAACTAATTAAAGATGATCAGGTAGTTGTCACTATCTATCAAATAAAATAAAATTCATATATTTTAGGAGGAACATTTAAAATGGCTAAAGAAAAATTTGACCGTTCTAAACCCCATGTAAACATTGGTACTATTGGACACGTTGACCATGGTAAAACTACATTAACTGCTGCAATTGCAACTGTGTTAGCTAAACACGGTGGCGGTGAAGCTCAAAACTATGCTGATATCGATAACGCTCCAGAAGAAAAAGAACGTGGTATCACAATCAACACTTCTCATATCGAGTATGAAACTGATGCTCGTCACTACGCTCACGTGGACTGCCCAGGACACGCGGACTACGTTAAAAACATGATCACTGGTGCTGCACAAATGGATGGAGCTATCTTAGTAGTATCAGCGGCGGACGGTCCTATGCCACAAACTCGTGAGCACATCTTGTTATCACGTAACGTTGGTGTACCATACATCGTTGTTTTCTTAAACAAAATGGATATGGTAGATGACGAAGAATTATTAGAATTAGTAGAAATGGAAGTTCGTGATTTATTATCTGAATATGACTTCCCAGGTGATGACACTCCTGTTATCGCTGGTTCTGCTTTGAAAGCTTTAGAAGGCGACGCTTCATACGAAGAAAAAATCATGGAATTAATGGCTGCGGTTGATGAGTACATCCCAACTCCAACTCGTGATACTGACAAACCATTCATGATGCCAGTCGAAGACGTATTCTCAATCACTGGACGTGGTACTGTTGCTACAGGCCGTGTTGAACGTGGAGAAGTTCGCGTTGGTGACGAAATCGAAATCGTTGGTATTAAAGAAGAAACATCTAAAACAACTGTTACAGGTGTTGAAATGTTCCGTAAATTATTAGACTACGCTGAAGCTGGC
The DNA window shown above is from Enterococcus sp. 4G2_DIV0659 and carries:
- a CDS encoding Ig-like domain-containing protein, whose product is MKKNGNALPIVKRHYLLIALFVCFIFSAQNAFGEESSLPAKYDPRETGQVTPVKAQTRSICWSYAATSALESYLARNGEQHDFSANYFNYLIARDATGAIGENPYSTVISNGGGLDNGYDTEPVIDAMLDWSGPVNENTFPNSITGYQPLAKWQNLNAEKHVQGIVTLPKVSLDISQEDNDKRIQTIKEYVHRYGNAIQSNLMFRGYETRYSSQYIPKERVGTVNHVTTIVGWDDTFRKDVFVYKPSQDGAFIVKNSWGPNWGDQGYFYISYDDFQLKKSDINVITSVENKDNYFKKYNGAYFTGGQLVPLFPNKERTLATSYSRKTETPEQLSAVSLKTLSNDVNYEIYVIPNGKPSKNLTGFTKVQEGIKKEIGTETIRLKKPVTLTGKDFSIAVVYRSSDKENRQNLPVSPKETLGLNSGSSYLLQDNGIWTEETFRTFFIGGFTEQTSEIAATSVTVQKGALSLLVGDQEQLTVTLAPKNATYPSIGFRSLNPEISTVDFNGTVTAVHAGKAKIEAFSTRNPSVKAVIDITVSDLPKIQKIELSQTALNIDKLQKVTLNAKTLPENAQPQNIIWTTSNPLIATVSSTGEINSRQAGEAVITATTEDGTVKAVCKVSVNSSSYSNGYSFVGWGTDLRDSRRNYLYIDDPMTNTIYFQYGAGLLKNSKDNWVEFHLTTAKGKTFKAVDYPEITWFDSSNKLTSIVDATIEYTKDGVNFTSEKPDSHELEGFRIHYASKITANLQLFVNLKLKVNDLKEEDKRKVILPIQLKKGYHLYGPTTDVIADGLAPSKINSFNVYFAK
- the rpsL gene encoding 30S ribosomal protein S12, with protein sequence MPTINQLVRKPRKSKVEKSNSPALNKGYNSFKKSQTNVNSPQKRGVCTRVGTMTPKKPNSALRKYARVRLSNLIEVTAYIPGIGHNLQEHSVVLLRGGRVKDLPGVRYHIVRGALDTAGVTDRKQSRSKYGTKMPKAAK
- the rpsG gene encoding 30S ribosomal protein S7 gives rise to the protein MPRKGPVTKRDVLPDPIYNSKLVTRLINRVMVDGKRGIAANIIYNSFDIIKESTGNDPLEVFEQAMKNVMPVLEVKARRVGGSNYQVPVEVRPERRTTLGLRWVVNYARLRGEHTMEQRLAKEIMDAANNTGASVKKREDTHKMADANRAFAHYRW
- the fusA gene encoding elongation factor G, whose protein sequence is MAREFSLEKTRNIGIMAHVDAGKTTTTERILYYTGKIHKIGETHEGASQMDWMEQEQERGITITSAATTAEWKGYRVNIIDTPGHVDFTIEVQRSLRVLDGAVTVLDSQSGVEPQTETVWRQATEYKVPRVVFCNKMDKIGADFLYSVNSLHDRLQANAHPIQLPIGAEDNFTGIIDLITMKAEIYTNDLGTDIQETEIPEEYMDQAVEWREKLVEAVAETDEDLMMKYLDGEEITIEELKAGIRQATINVEFFPVMAGSAFKNKGVQLMLDAVLDYLPSPLDIDAIKGIDVKTDEETTRPADDEAPFSSLAFKVMTDPFVGRLTFFRVYSGVLESGSYVLNASKDKKERIGRILQMHANTRKEIDKVYSGDIAAAVGLKDTTTGDTLCAVDSPVILESIEFPEPVIQVAVEPKSKADQDKMGVALQKLAEEDPSFRVETNVETGETVISGMGELHLDVLVDRMRREFKVEANVGAPQVSYRETFRAPLTQAEGKFVRQSGGKGQYGHVWVEFTPNEEGKGFEFENAIVGGVVPREYIPAVEKGLAESMNNGVLAGYPLVDIKAKLYDGSYHDVDSNETAFRVAASMALRAAAKKANPVILEPMMKVTITVPEDYLGDIMGHVTSRRGRVEGMEAHGNSQIVNAMVPLAEMFGYATTLRSATQGRGTFMMVFDHYEDVPKSVQEEIIKKNGGNNA
- the tuf gene encoding elongation factor Tu, which encodes MAKEKFDRSKPHVNIGTIGHVDHGKTTLTAAIATVLAKHGGGEAQNYADIDNAPEEKERGITINTSHIEYETDARHYAHVDCPGHADYVKNMITGAAQMDGAILVVSAADGPMPQTREHILLSRNVGVPYIVVFLNKMDMVDDEELLELVEMEVRDLLSEYDFPGDDTPVIAGSALKALEGDASYEEKIMELMAAVDEYIPTPTRDTDKPFMMPVEDVFSITGRGTVATGRVERGEVRVGDEIEIVGIKEETSKTTVTGVEMFRKLLDYAEAGDNIGALLRGVAREDIERGQVLAKPASITPHTKFKAEVYVLSKEEGGRHTPFFTNYRPQFYFRTTDVTGVVELPEGIEMVMPGDNVAMDVELIHPIAIEDGTRFSIREGGRTVGSGVVSEIVK